In one Brevibacillus composti genomic region, the following are encoded:
- a CDS encoding YheC/YheD family endospore coat-associated protein codes for MSYAPITLQSYEPKTDIDLYLPQAHMRKWNLTPTTLTVQFGGKTARAHIQGIKQGRYALIRPSMAKALHLPKGVPLLVRYQASQQRLVFGPYLGILVSTYLAQYPLSPFGGFTAFFNEVTDSCRKRGGIVCVFRMEDVDWDAGIVKGLVRRNGAWQPTVLPLPQCIYNRMVSRQRERSEAMAAWKERCKEANIPFFNEQFLNKWHVHSALENEPEAAKHLPRTIRYLGKADLETMLSSYKTIYAKPANGSMGRGIARIRRASSGYQLSLAGGSSTVYGSLGDLHRQLSRRTKGKTYLLQQGLPLIGINQRPTDFRVLVQKDRQGKWGVTSMVARLGQNRIVSNVSRGGSMTSPASALRMCGPWMTNIRPSVQTLRSVALKLAQLLEQSLSGHYAEFGIDLGVDVHGQVWLLEVNSKPSKTTNSLPGQGGDPETPRRVRPSVLQMLDYASYLSGFPRSPKQTAGTRKKPRRR; via the coding sequence ATGTCGTATGCTCCCATTACTTTGCAATCGTACGAACCCAAAACCGACATCGACCTGTACCTGCCCCAGGCGCACATGCGCAAATGGAATCTGACACCGACTACCCTCACCGTTCAATTTGGCGGAAAAACGGCGCGAGCCCACATTCAAGGAATCAAACAAGGCCGATACGCCCTGATCCGGCCGTCTATGGCCAAGGCCCTCCATCTGCCCAAGGGAGTTCCTCTGCTGGTACGTTATCAAGCGAGCCAGCAGCGTCTTGTTTTTGGACCCTATCTGGGCATTCTCGTTTCCACGTATCTTGCCCAATATCCGCTGTCTCCTTTTGGCGGATTCACCGCGTTCTTCAACGAGGTGACCGACAGCTGCCGCAAACGGGGAGGCATCGTCTGCGTCTTCCGGATGGAGGATGTCGATTGGGATGCGGGGATCGTCAAAGGCCTGGTCCGACGAAATGGAGCCTGGCAGCCAACCGTTTTGCCGCTCCCGCAATGCATCTACAACCGCATGGTCTCCCGTCAGCGAGAACGGAGTGAAGCCATGGCCGCCTGGAAAGAGCGGTGCAAGGAGGCCAACATCCCGTTCTTTAATGAACAGTTCCTGAATAAGTGGCATGTGCATTCCGCTTTGGAAAATGAACCGGAAGCCGCCAAACACCTGCCCCGCACGATCCGTTACCTGGGGAAAGCCGATTTGGAAACCATGCTTTCCTCCTACAAGACGATTTACGCCAAGCCCGCAAACGGCAGCATGGGCAGAGGGATTGCACGCATACGCCGAGCAAGCAGCGGCTATCAATTAAGTCTCGCAGGCGGCAGTTCCACGGTGTATGGAAGCCTCGGCGACCTGCACCGCCAGCTGTCGCGACGGACAAAAGGAAAAACCTATCTGCTGCAGCAAGGTCTCCCGCTGATCGGAATCAATCAGCGCCCGACCGACTTCCGCGTACTGGTGCAAAAAGACCGGCAGGGGAAATGGGGGGTGACCTCCATGGTGGCCCGACTGGGGCAAAACCGGATCGTCTCCAACGTCTCCCGCGGCGGCTCCATGACCTCGCCCGCTTCCGCTCTCCGGATGTGCGGCCCCTGGATGACCAACATTCGTCCGAGCGTCCAGACCCTTCGCAGCGTTGCCTTGAAGCTGGCGCAATTGCTGGAGCAGTCGCTCTCTGGCCATTACGCGGAATTCGGCATCGATCTGGGAGTAGACGTCCACGGACAGGTATGGCTCCTCGAGGTAAACAGCAAGCCCTCGAAAACCACTAACAGCCTCCCTGGTCAGGGCGGGGACCCTGAAACTCCTCGCCGGGTTCGGCCCTCAGTCTTGCAGATGCTGGATTACGCTTCTTATCTGAGCGGATTTCCCCGCTCGCCCAAGCAGACAGCAGGGACGCGCAAGAAACCAAGACGAAGGTGA
- a CDS encoding YheC/YheD family endospore coat-associated protein, whose translation MTANQKSLGIITICRGSSFLEKAYYKKLTLIGRKSGIRVFVFSPREVDFDTRTVNGFEFRDGEWQKRNFPLPAYIYDRCFVGPSYRHYKPFVEKLQNDPAITFLGHGLSGKWQVHQMLVKSPLLKKWLPPTDLYSFSSLQRTLQAHGSAVIKPIAGTHGIGVVRIDKSPEGYRVSGRNRENQPFEKACRGQTGLKAFLAGFVGSRSFLVQPYLSLHTRDGTPFDVRVLVQKNGDGQWETTGRAVRLGDKRSITSNLHGGGKAVSLSSFLANHYPAKTRSKIEQQLDRLVAELPPFLESEHGRLFELGIDVGIDTEGNVWIIEVNSRPGRTVFKMIDDPQARIHSITQPVRYARYLMKHA comes from the coding sequence ATGACGGCAAACCAAAAAAGCCTAGGCATCATCACGATATGCCGCGGCTCTTCCTTTCTTGAAAAAGCGTATTACAAAAAGCTGACATTGATTGGTCGCAAAAGCGGCATCCGTGTCTTTGTCTTTTCTCCGCGTGAAGTCGACTTTGACACACGCACCGTAAATGGCTTTGAATTTCGGGACGGCGAATGGCAGAAGCGGAATTTTCCGTTGCCTGCCTACATCTACGACCGCTGCTTCGTCGGCCCGTCCTATCGCCACTATAAACCATTTGTAGAGAAGTTGCAAAACGATCCGGCGATCACCTTCCTCGGCCATGGCCTGTCGGGAAAATGGCAGGTTCATCAAATGCTGGTCAAATCACCGCTGCTGAAAAAATGGCTGCCGCCCACTGATCTGTACTCCTTTTCATCGCTCCAGCGCACGCTTCAGGCGCACGGCTCTGCCGTGATCAAGCCGATTGCCGGGACACATGGCATCGGGGTCGTTCGGATCGACAAGTCACCCGAGGGATACCGCGTGTCCGGCCGCAATCGGGAAAATCAGCCGTTCGAGAAAGCCTGCCGGGGCCAAACCGGGCTCAAAGCTTTCTTGGCCGGGTTTGTCGGCAGCCGGTCTTTCCTGGTCCAGCCGTACCTCTCCCTGCACACGCGGGACGGCACTCCGTTCGATGTCCGCGTCCTGGTGCAGAAAAACGGAGATGGCCAATGGGAGACCACGGGAAGAGCCGTCCGCCTCGGCGATAAGCGGAGCATCACATCCAATCTGCATGGCGGCGGAAAGGCCGTCTCCCTGAGCAGCTTTCTGGCCAATCACTATCCCGCCAAGACGAGAAGCAAGATCGAGCAGCAACTGGATCGCCTGGTGGCAGAACTGCCTCCTTTTTTGGAGAGTGAACACGGCCGACTCTTCGAGCTTGGCATCGACGTCGGCATCGATACAGAAGGCAATGTCTGGATTATTGAAGTGAACAGCAGGCCGGGGCGAACCGTATTCAAAATGATTGATGATCCCCAAGCGCGCATCCACTCCATCACCCAACCGGTCCGCTACGCCCGCTATCTCATGAAACATGCGTAG
- a CDS encoding YheC/YheD family endospore coat-associated protein, with product MESIRVRLRFLSYPHVAGIILPSLLCQKLQLRPRQKIRISLGKREVVATIFQDRRNPESNVIKATSMLKTDLGIPHGGLIQIKKEGETLRIGPAIGIVTTGLKPSPRQPIGQRTSFFYNLLQAQEGKGVFYYIFAPGDIDWETNRVRAWFLRRSKQGEFVWKKMIAPLPDVVYDRIPSRTAERHEAVQEFKTKLANYSMPMFNQGFFNKWGIHQLLYPNPEVNEFIPETYTSPTLQTVRSLLRKYPIVYLKPKNGSLGYGILKIVSLSPGGYELSYHSGSGNVKRRFSKLSALYQHVFRTRRPSAYLAQQGISLLTFQGRPFDFRVHLHKNLQNEWVVSCMAAKVAGSGSVTTHVRTGGTVIPGDELLTYLFGKQKALMKERVSQAAIRLATSIEQAKGMDLGELGLDMGIDKHGHVWMFEANSKPGRSIFKHARLKQADLESRNLLVDYSCYLANF from the coding sequence ATGGAATCGATCAGAGTGCGGCTCCGCTTCCTTTCCTATCCCCATGTAGCCGGAATTATCCTGCCATCCCTGCTCTGTCAAAAGCTGCAGCTTCGCCCGCGGCAAAAAATCCGCATTTCTCTGGGAAAACGGGAAGTGGTGGCCACGATCTTTCAAGACCGTCGTAATCCCGAAAGCAATGTCATCAAAGCAACAAGCATGCTGAAAACGGACTTGGGCATCCCGCACGGTGGTCTGATTCAGATAAAAAAAGAAGGAGAAACCCTGCGGATTGGTCCCGCAATTGGTATCGTCACAACCGGTCTCAAGCCGTCTCCCCGCCAGCCTATCGGTCAGCGCACATCATTCTTCTATAATCTGCTGCAGGCCCAGGAAGGAAAAGGCGTGTTTTATTACATTTTCGCGCCAGGCGACATCGATTGGGAGACCAATCGGGTCAGGGCCTGGTTCCTCAGACGATCCAAACAGGGAGAGTTCGTCTGGAAAAAGATGATCGCTCCTTTGCCCGACGTCGTCTACGACCGGATACCGTCCCGGACTGCGGAACGCCATGAAGCCGTCCAGGAGTTCAAAACGAAGCTGGCCAATTACAGCATGCCGATGTTTAACCAGGGTTTTTTCAATAAATGGGGCATACATCAGCTCCTCTATCCCAATCCCGAGGTAAACGAATTTATCCCGGAAACGTACACCTCCCCGACCCTGCAAACCGTCCGTTCCCTCTTGCGCAAGTACCCGATCGTCTATCTCAAGCCGAAAAACGGGAGTCTGGGCTACGGCATTCTGAAAATTGTCTCCCTGTCGCCTGGCGGCTATGAGCTCTCCTATCACAGTGGAAGCGGCAATGTAAAACGTCGCTTCTCCAAGCTGTCCGCCCTCTACCAGCATGTCTTTCGCACGCGCAGGCCGAGCGCCTATCTGGCGCAGCAAGGCATCTCGCTATTGACCTTCCAGGGACGTCCTTTTGACTTCCGCGTCCACCTGCACAAAAATCTGCAAAACGAGTGGGTCGTCTCCTGCATGGCCGCCAAGGTAGCCGGTTCCGGAAGTGTGACCACTCACGTCAGAACGGGCGGAACCGTGATCCCCGGCGACGAGCTGTTGACGTACCTCTTCGGCAAGCAGAAGGCCCTGATGAAGGAGCGCGTCTCCCAAGCCGCTATCCGGCTTGCCACCTCCATCGAGCAGGCCAAAGGCATGGACCTCGGCGAATTGGGGCTGGATATGGGCATCGACAAACACGGGCATGTCTGGATGTTTGAAGCCAACTCCAAGCCTGGCCGTTCGATCTTCAAGCATGCCCGGCTGAAACAGGCGGATCTGGAATCCCGCAACTTGCTGGTTGACTACAGCTGCTATCTGGCCAACTTTTAA
- a CDS encoding YheC/YheD family endospore coat-associated protein produces the protein MPQLRSGWLTILPGGRWYLQVPRQHLLALRGRKKLRASLGPFQTIKRVSLGLPKQQPGRIRTRINWKVGNDTFKLGPLIGILTVGKGQHFLGNRENFKDIALTGKKLGALVYVFTPEGIDWSKKTVRGYLYDEQQGLWLEEMLPFPHVVYNRIPSRKAEKRTEVQETLSQFDSLQNVTLFNRCFFDKQKLFHTLGEYEEVTPYLPETAKLDSLSRFRQFCHQHRYVYLKPVLGKAGEGIMRVEQKKNGWVVHRLKEQKAITRRFVTLEGVWKHVKGHAGRKRYIMQQGIDRAKYMGKPFDVRVLVQKNGKGEWGVTGIGIRRAGSQSITTHVPRGGSIHSLGTVLQAIFKGEAEAIEASIKETALTIASALNQAIAGLAEMSMDLGLTKEGRLWLFEANAKPEKFDEPSIRRISLSNIIHYSQYVSRLQSGRGAASG, from the coding sequence ATGCCTCAATTGCGCTCCGGGTGGTTGACGATCCTCCCCGGCGGCCGTTGGTATTTGCAAGTTCCGCGTCAACATCTTCTCGCCCTGCGCGGGCGGAAAAAACTGCGGGCCAGTTTGGGACCGTTTCAAACAATCAAACGGGTGTCCCTCGGCCTTCCCAAACAACAGCCTGGCCGTATCCGTACCCGGATCAATTGGAAAGTGGGCAATGACACATTCAAGCTGGGACCGCTGATCGGAATCTTGACCGTGGGAAAGGGTCAGCATTTTTTGGGCAATCGGGAAAACTTTAAAGACATCGCGCTCACGGGAAAAAAACTGGGCGCTCTCGTCTACGTCTTTACCCCTGAAGGAATTGACTGGAGTAAAAAAACAGTGCGCGGCTACCTCTACGATGAACAGCAAGGGCTTTGGCTCGAAGAGATGCTGCCTTTTCCACATGTGGTCTACAACCGGATTCCTTCGCGGAAAGCGGAAAAACGGACCGAAGTCCAGGAAACGCTGAGCCAATTTGACAGTCTGCAAAATGTCACGCTGTTTAACCGCTGTTTTTTTGACAAGCAGAAGCTGTTCCATACGTTGGGTGAATATGAGGAAGTGACGCCTTATCTGCCTGAAACGGCAAAGCTGGATTCGCTGTCACGCTTCCGCCAGTTTTGCCATCAGCATCGCTACGTCTACCTGAAGCCCGTGCTGGGCAAAGCAGGGGAAGGAATTATGCGCGTCGAGCAAAAGAAAAACGGCTGGGTCGTACATCGGCTCAAGGAACAGAAGGCCATTACCCGCCGGTTTGTTACGCTGGAAGGGGTATGGAAGCACGTGAAGGGGCATGCGGGAAGAAAACGCTACATCATGCAGCAGGGCATCGACCGCGCGAAGTACATGGGGAAACCCTTTGATGTCCGCGTGCTCGTGCAAAAAAACGGAAAGGGGGAGTGGGGGGTGACCGGCATCGGCATCCGCAGGGCGGGCTCGCAAAGCATTACGACCCATGTGCCCCGCGGCGGCTCCATCCATTCACTCGGAACTGTCCTGCAAGCGATTTTTAAAGGGGAGGCGGAAGCGATTGAAGCGAGCATCAAAGAAACGGCGCTGACCATCGCGAGCGCTTTGAATCAGGCCATAGCCGGACTTGCCGAAATGTCGATGGATCTCGGACTGACAAAGGAGGGGCGCCTCTGGCTGTTTGAGGCCAATGCCAAGCCGGAGAAATTCGACGAGCCTTCGATTCGCCGCATATCCCTGTCCAACATCATCCACTATTCGCAATACGTCTCCCGTCTCCAGAGCGGACGGGGAGCCGCCTCGGGGTAA
- a CDS encoding GNAT family N-acetyltransferase — MKLFTVFPHLLPSIKATLLRFVRREGERRITVQSRDWLGELSPESLKSRDTRLLLAVEGKRLVGLFAVSDCGLGHAFLVVDRRYRGRGVGKALAARMCRLLPKLYVRVAIDNEPSLTLFRNLGFQPVKASIGPTGKPTLWFAFGQWTPEDLHVSAP; from the coding sequence ATGAAGCTGTTCACCGTTTTCCCCCATCTGCTCCCCTCGATCAAGGCGACCCTGCTCCGTTTTGTCAGAAGGGAAGGCGAACGGCGCATCACGGTCCAATCCAGAGACTGGCTGGGAGAGCTTTCCCCGGAATCGCTGAAAAGCCGGGACACCCGCCTGCTGCTCGCGGTAGAGGGAAAGCGTCTGGTCGGCCTGTTTGCCGTCTCGGACTGCGGTCTCGGCCACGCGTTTCTGGTCGTGGACAGAAGGTACCGGGGCCGCGGCGTGGGCAAGGCTTTGGCCGCCCGAATGTGCCGGCTTCTGCCCAAACTGTATGTCCGTGTCGCCATCGACAATGAACCTAGTCTGACGCTCTTTCGCAATCTCGGCTTCCAACCGGTAAAGGCAAGTATCGGTCCGACCGGCAAACCCACCCTCTGGTTTGCCTTTGGCCAGTGGACTCCGGAGGATTTGCACGTATCCGCGCCTTAG
- a CDS encoding peroxiredoxin → MTIHTNDRVQLQVGKPAPDFDMVTTKNLETLDVRATLADYKGKWLILFFWPFDFTFVCPTEVTSFSDSIEEFQDLDCEVLGVSVDSVHVHRAWIRTPRDQQGIGEVNFPLASDITKKTAQAYGVLDEETGAAHRGLFIIDPEGILRYQVVTDMNVGRSVAETLRILQALQAGGLCPANWKPGMKTL, encoded by the coding sequence ATGACCATCCATACAAACGATCGAGTACAACTGCAAGTCGGCAAACCGGCACCGGATTTCGACATGGTGACGACCAAAAATCTGGAGACGCTGGATGTGCGCGCGACGCTGGCGGATTACAAAGGCAAATGGCTGATCCTGTTCTTCTGGCCGTTCGACTTCACCTTCGTCTGCCCGACAGAGGTGACCTCCTTCAGCGACAGCATCGAGGAATTCCAGGATTTGGACTGCGAGGTGCTGGGTGTCTCCGTAGACAGCGTACACGTGCACCGCGCGTGGATCCGCACCCCCCGCGACCAGCAAGGCATCGGCGAGGTGAATTTCCCGCTGGCTAGCGACATCACCAAGAAAACGGCACAAGCCTACGGCGTGCTGGATGAAGAGACAGGAGCCGCGCACCGCGGACTGTTTATCATCGACCCGGAAGGCATCCTGCGCTATCAAGTCGTGACCGACATGAACGTGGGCCGCAGCGTAGCCGAAACGCTGCGCATCCTGCAAGCCCTGCAAGCGGGCGGTCTCTGCCCGGCGAACTGGAAGCCTGGCATGAAAACCTTGTAA
- a CDS encoding glutaredoxin family protein encodes MAQAIVYSSTNCGFCKQLKGYLEEQNISYEERNIDENEAYREELARLGMMSVPLTVIGEKQILGFNPNRIKKALAALEAAE; translated from the coding sequence ATGGCACAAGCTATCGTTTATTCCAGCACCAACTGCGGTTTCTGCAAGCAATTGAAAGGCTATCTGGAGGAGCAGAACATCTCTTACGAGGAGCGCAATATCGACGAGAATGAAGCGTATCGCGAAGAACTCGCCCGCCTCGGCATGATGTCGGTTCCGTTGACCGTGATCGGCGAAAAGCAGATCCTCGGCTTCAATCCCAACCGCATCAAAAAAGCACTGGCTGCCCTGGAAGCCGCCGAATAA
- a CDS encoding NAD(P)/FAD-dependent oxidoreductase, with the protein MYDVIIIGSGPAGASAAIYTARGNLKTLVIDKAPGTGALALTHKIANYPGAEGERTGKELLEIMRRQAESFGAEFLQTTITAVDVEDEVKSVYTADGTFEAKAVVIATGSKGRNRMLPGEERLLGRGISTCATCDGAFYEGKTVAVIGDNEEALEEAHALTKFADRIVFIVPRPDLQGVEEVPELPKTQFLFRTRPVEIVGEQSVQGVQVRHPDGSEELITVDGVFVFLSGSKPGTDFLEDQVPLDEEGFMILDEYMQSSVPGVFGAGEVRRTPVKQAVVAAADGAIAAMAVDRYINKRSKIVPQYK; encoded by the coding sequence ATGTACGATGTCATTATCATCGGTTCCGGACCGGCAGGTGCATCTGCCGCTATCTATACAGCACGCGGCAACCTGAAAACGCTGGTCATCGACAAAGCGCCCGGAACGGGAGCGCTGGCCCTGACTCATAAAATTGCCAACTATCCCGGTGCCGAAGGAGAGCGTACCGGAAAAGAACTGCTCGAGATCATGCGCAGACAGGCTGAGAGTTTTGGCGCTGAATTCCTCCAGACCACGATTACCGCTGTAGATGTCGAGGATGAAGTCAAAAGCGTCTACACGGCGGACGGAACCTTCGAGGCCAAAGCGGTCGTCATCGCGACCGGCTCCAAAGGGCGCAACCGCATGCTGCCCGGAGAGGAACGGCTGCTGGGGCGAGGCATCAGCACATGTGCCACATGCGATGGCGCTTTTTACGAAGGCAAAACTGTAGCGGTCATCGGCGATAATGAAGAAGCACTGGAGGAAGCCCACGCTCTGACCAAATTTGCCGATCGGATTGTGTTCATTGTTCCGCGGCCGGACCTGCAGGGCGTAGAGGAAGTGCCTGAGCTGCCGAAGACGCAGTTCTTGTTCCGCACGCGTCCCGTGGAGATCGTCGGGGAACAGTCTGTCCAAGGCGTGCAGGTCCGCCATCCCGATGGCAGCGAGGAGCTGATCACCGTCGATGGGGTGTTCGTCTTTTTGTCGGGGAGCAAGCCGGGTACCGATTTTCTGGAAGATCAGGTGCCACTCGATGAGGAAGGCTTCATGATTCTCGACGAGTACATGCAATCCTCTGTCCCTGGCGTGTTTGGCGCCGGCGAGGTGCGGCGCACGCCAGTGAAACAGGCGGTCGTGGCAGCGGCAGACGGAGCGATTGCCGCCATGGCTGTGGACCGGTACATCAACAAGCGGAGCAAGATTGTTCCGCAATACAAATAA
- a CDS encoding cation diffusion facilitator family transporter codes for MKKVDFHHLDHVKDQQTSKRTLWITLFITLFFTIVEIIGGLLSNSLALLSDSAHMISDVLALGLSMIAIYMASRKPNSRFTFGYLRFEIIASFLNGLALAVIAVGIFVEGIKRMITPQEVDLKLMLTIATIGLIVNIVLTVMLHRSTKEEENLNIQSALWHFIGDLLSSVGVIVSAIIIFFTGYLVFDPLISMVIGGIIFTGGAKIIRASYLIIMESVPEKFDLEEIRQDIASVEGVEDVHEMHLWAISTDHYSITAHVFVREDIQPFCVILAVNETLKSKYGINHSTIQVEHAQFHDHGEYGKQFLQQRESSSLPQPDPTAE; via the coding sequence ATGAAAAAGGTAGACTTCCACCATCTGGATCACGTGAAAGATCAACAGACGTCGAAGAGAACGCTGTGGATTACTTTGTTTATTACCTTGTTCTTTACCATCGTGGAGATTATCGGGGGGCTGCTCTCCAACTCCCTGGCCCTCCTGTCCGACTCGGCTCATATGATTTCGGACGTGCTCGCCCTGGGACTGAGCATGATCGCCATCTACATGGCCTCGCGGAAACCTAACAGCCGCTTCACCTTTGGATATCTGCGCTTTGAAATCATTGCCTCTTTTCTAAATGGTCTGGCGCTGGCTGTGATCGCGGTGGGGATTTTCGTGGAGGGGATCAAGCGGATGATCACGCCGCAGGAGGTGGATCTGAAGCTGATGCTGACGATCGCCACGATCGGTTTGATCGTCAATATTGTGCTTACCGTGATGCTCCACCGCAGCACCAAGGAAGAGGAGAACCTGAACATCCAAAGCGCCTTGTGGCATTTTATCGGCGATTTGCTCAGCTCGGTCGGGGTCATCGTTTCCGCCATCATTATTTTTTTCACCGGGTACCTCGTGTTTGACCCGCTGATCAGCATGGTGATCGGGGGCATTATCTTCACCGGGGGAGCCAAGATTATCCGCGCTTCCTACCTGATCATCATGGAGTCGGTCCCGGAAAAATTTGATCTGGAAGAAATCCGCCAGGACATCGCCAGCGTCGAGGGCGTGGAGGACGTCCATGAGATGCACCTCTGGGCGATTTCGACGGACCACTATTCGATCACCGCTCACGTCTTTGTGAGGGAAGACATCCAGCCCTTCTGCGTCATTCTGGCGGTGAACGAAACCTTGAAGAGCAAATACGGCATCAATCACTCCACGATACAGGTGGAGCACGCCCAATTCCACGACCACGGGGAGTACGGCAAGCAGTTTTTGCAGCAGCGGGAAAGCTCCTCTCTCCCGCAGCCGGACCCGACAGCGGAATAA
- the nhaC gene encoding Na+/H+ antiporter NhaC produces MKPSVTFGRSLFLLLIVFSILFPALFWGKAEPHMPLLAALVASAALLRLYGVAWKEIEGGMIKGVQAAAMPLLILASIGILIGVWMMSGTVATILSYGIRFIDPAYFAVSALFLTILVSTATGSSFTTVSTVGVALMGIATALGIDPVLTAGAVISGACFGDKMSPLSDTTNFSAAVADVPLLTHVAYMTRTTVPAILLTALFFAFQGQPGTVQLTSIALIQSELQSHFAISGYTLLPALAVILCSILRQPILPTLIAGIGSGIVIAATVQGVTSPTVWLSVMQNGYEQTFTSEIVQSIMNRGGLMSMTWSMTLILIALCLGGMLQHTGVFHALFAATLTRTKRDGSLIALAGSSSILVNGLTGEQYMSILLPGQMFREVFRQRGIAAKRLSRTLEDCGTLVNPLIPWGVSGAFFTSTLDVATLDYLPYALFLWLSPLFTFLLAWTKR; encoded by the coding sequence ATGAAACCATCCGTGACGTTTGGGCGAAGTCTTTTTCTTTTGCTCATCGTCTTTTCCATCCTCTTCCCCGCCTTGTTCTGGGGAAAAGCCGAACCCCATATGCCGCTGCTGGCCGCACTGGTCGCTTCTGCCGCGCTGCTGCGGCTGTACGGCGTAGCATGGAAAGAGATCGAAGGCGGCATGATCAAAGGGGTGCAAGCCGCCGCTATGCCCCTGTTGATCCTCGCTTCGATCGGCATCCTGATCGGCGTCTGGATGATGAGCGGCACCGTCGCCACCATACTCTCCTACGGAATCCGCTTCATCGATCCGGCGTATTTTGCGGTCAGCGCCCTGTTTCTCACCATCCTGGTCTCCACTGCCACAGGCAGCTCTTTTACGACCGTGAGCACTGTCGGCGTCGCATTGATGGGAATCGCCACCGCCCTGGGCATCGATCCGGTGCTGACGGCCGGCGCCGTCATTTCGGGCGCATGCTTTGGCGACAAGATGTCCCCGCTCTCCGACACGACCAATTTTTCCGCGGCGGTAGCCGATGTCCCGCTCCTGACGCATGTGGCGTATATGACGAGGACGACGGTGCCGGCCATCTTGTTGACCGCGCTGTTTTTTGCCTTTCAAGGGCAGCCCGGCACGGTGCAGCTGACTTCGATCGCTCTGATCCAAAGCGAGCTGCAGTCGCATTTTGCGATCTCCGGGTACACCCTGCTGCCCGCGCTCGCCGTCATTCTCTGCTCCATCCTGCGCCAGCCGATTCTGCCCACCCTGATCGCCGGAATCGGCAGCGGGATCGTCATCGCGGCCACCGTGCAAGGAGTCACCTCCCCGACCGTCTGGCTGTCCGTCATGCAAAACGGCTATGAGCAGACGTTCACCAGCGAGATCGTGCAGTCGATCATGAACCGGGGCGGACTGATGTCCATGACCTGGTCGATGACGCTGATCCTGATCGCCCTCTGTCTGGGAGGAATGCTGCAGCACACAGGCGTCTTTCATGCCTTGTTCGCTGCCACGCTCACCAGGACCAAGCGGGACGGCAGCCTGATTGCGCTGGCCGGCTCCTCCTCGATCCTGGTAAACGGGCTGACGGGCGAACAGTACATGTCGATTCTGCTGCCCGGACAGATGTTTCGGGAGGTATTCAGGCAGCGGGGGATCGCTGCCAAGCGTCTCTCCCGCACCCTGGAGGACTGCGGCACCTTGGTCAATCCCTTGATCCCCTGGGGAGTCAGCGGCGCCTTTTTCACGTCGACCCTGGACGTCGCGACGCTCGACTACCTGCCGTATGCCCTGTTCCTCTGGCTGTCCCCGCTGTTTACCTTCTTGTTGGCCTGGACAAAAAGGTAG